In Desulfobulbaceae bacterium, a genomic segment contains:
- a CDS encoding FtsX-like permease family protein gives MLGIIIGVGAVISMLALGSGAKAQVMGRVTAMGTNLLVVRPGGDYRGGVRSESNKSLKLADAEAILRELPQVEAVAPLVMGRAQVKYFNHNMNTTITGAPMTYLSIRAFEVDQGQGFSALEDEHVARVALLGANAAELLFTGQNPVGEIVRIKNVNFRVIGVLKAKGDQGWFNPDDMVVIPFATAMKQILGQDHLSEIDVKLAPDADAGIVEERIAAILRANHRLLPEVEDDFHVRNQTELVEMASSFTRTFSLLLGGIASISLIVGGIGIMNIMLVTVTERTREIGVRKAIGAREWDILRQFLLESILISGVGGILGIGLGFGVSWVFSQFTDFTMLIEGRSIVLALAVSASVGIFFGYYPARRAAQLNPIEALRYE, from the coding sequence ATGTTGGGAATCATCATCGGAGTGGGGGCGGTGATCTCGATGCTGGCCCTGGGATCAGGGGCCAAGGCACAGGTCATGGGACGGGTTACCGCCATGGGCACCAATCTTCTGGTGGTCCGTCCCGGTGGTGATTATCGAGGAGGGGTGCGCTCCGAATCGAACAAGAGTTTAAAGCTTGCTGATGCCGAGGCTATTCTCCGCGAGTTGCCTCAGGTGGAAGCGGTGGCTCCCTTGGTTATGGGCCGGGCGCAGGTTAAATATTTCAACCATAATATGAATACCACCATTACCGGCGCACCGATGACCTATCTTTCTATTCGAGCCTTTGAGGTGGATCAGGGCCAGGGATTTTCTGCGTTGGAGGATGAGCACGTTGCCCGGGTGGCCCTTCTGGGGGCAAACGCAGCTGAACTCTTGTTTACGGGTCAGAATCCTGTCGGTGAAATTGTTCGGATCAAGAATGTTAATTTCAGGGTGATCGGAGTCTTGAAGGCCAAGGGAGACCAGGGGTGGTTTAATCCCGATGATATGGTGGTCATTCCTTTTGCTACGGCGATGAAGCAGATTTTGGGCCAAGACCACCTGTCGGAAATTGATGTCAAGCTGGCTCCAGATGCCGATGCCGGTATTGTTGAGGAGCGAATTGCTGCCATTCTTCGCGCAAACCACCGTCTGTTGCCAGAGGTAGAGGATGATTTTCATGTCCGCAATCAGACTGAGTTGGTGGAGATGGCCTCGTCGTTCACCCGGACCTTTAGTCTGCTCCTGGGAGGTATCGCCAGTATTTCGCTTATTGTCGGCGGGATAGGGATTATGAATATCATGCTGGTCACGGTTACTGAGCGCACCAGGGAGATCGGGGTGCGCAAGGCGATCGGCGCCCGTGAGTGGGATATCTTGCGGCAGTTTCTCCTTGAATCAATTTTGATCAGCGGTGTCGGCGGCATCTTAGGCATAGGCTTAGGTTTTGGTGTTTCCTGGGTATTTAGTCAGTTTACCGATTTTACCATGTTGATTGAGGGCCGGAGTATCGTGCTTGCCCTCGCGGTGTCGGCCTCGGTTGGGATCTTCTTTGGCTATTATCCAGCCCGGCGCGCCGCTCAGTTAAACCCCATTGAGGCTTTACGTTACGAATGA
- a CDS encoding response regulator, with product MTLLTTSSIKGRLIVNSGLLLFLFVLALVVHQVALNRIESAFILVEENQRHYDAKAWEIKTGMLGIELAVHGFLVHRNLVQAREVEQGLAEVVRLTGDIRQYANAHGNRQFADLAVAIANFTSSYEDLFRQMRSAEIRRGMNEENGIMGAMRVAAHRLETTEIVEHGLGQVLEALLRVNAILRADDGSDLNSRVEAMDRAQVKFVQLFNNHVPNTEANQDLYRLFEAYQLTIHHYFVAASAPDKSPDLLAAEERASQGFIALSRRVLQNHVPNVAALIMSIRRNEKDYIQRHEEEYIVKTHSAIQDLRDTFANSEVSQDHIASANYVLDEYLKNFDALVSVDREIAGLNERLLDEASSVDDAVEAILIAAIRAAEQEEQQARERSWRASLAAFSICLVALLLGVWLSISINRSINTPLKKVLDALALIAQGDYSARIVNLAVDEIGHLGRIFNRMAEAIGNNQWQANGRNQLAELLREDKSEERLCRDAIVFLAQYLGALAGAFYVRRADGRLTLSASVSLSAMKDLPVSFEPGQGLVGEVALSRQLLVVNGLPPDYLRLESGLGQTAPVSLLVLPVIWLNGVQGVIELAACSPFSEETRVFLAEAAESIAIALYSSRQRKNTLDLLDETQRQAAVLQRQQEELRAANEELEDQTQSLRRNEEELKCNQEELQAANEELEEKSESLLRKNQDIERSNRELEEAWRDIDAQARELAAANRYKSEFLANMSHELRTPLNSLLLLARNLSQNKNGNLEPTQVESATIIHNSGQDLLRLINDILDLSKIEAGRMDIASEEISLRGLGDWLKSNMGHLVSEQGLDFVVEIDDTLPKAIVSDRMRIEQILRNLVGNAVKFTHQGSVTVRFQRPPSGLNLTRSALDPTQVIAIAVSDSGIGISPEQQLIIFDAFRQAEGGTARQYGGTGLGLSISNKLAHLLGGEIQLASQMGQGATFTVFLPLRRDVESPLGERVTDALTWPNPETQASAEVETLPVVADDRDHLVQGDKRLLIIEDDVNFASILLAQGREKGFKGLVALTAGQGLRLAKQYTPGAIILDIRLPDIDGWQVLETLKKDPALRHIPVHMISGQEKTLEAFKKGAIGFLTKPVSEADLETAFVCLEDALSRQMKKLLVVEDDSYIQQAIAELIGNGDVTVTGVMSGEEAIAQLCANKYDCMVLDIGLPDMTGFELLDRLSRDETIEIPPVIIYTGRELTREEGGALAKYTDTVIIKGVKSEERLLDETALFLHRVVSKLPLEKRKMIASLYDQDTMFHDKRIMVVDDDMRNAFALSRILEQRGMKIILANDGRHAMELLAQENSVDLILMDIMMPLMDGYQTIAAIRDQGQFWNLPIIALTAKALPEDKEKCMAAGASDYLAKPVNEDRLLAMMRVWLYR from the coding sequence ATGACTTTACTAACCACAAGTTCTATTAAGGGCAGGCTTATTGTCAATAGCGGACTACTGCTCTTCCTCTTCGTGTTGGCGTTGGTGGTGCACCAGGTCGCCTTGAACCGGATTGAATCCGCCTTTATTTTGGTGGAGGAGAATCAGCGTCATTATGATGCCAAGGCATGGGAGATCAAGACCGGGATGCTGGGTATTGAACTGGCAGTCCACGGTTTTTTGGTGCACCGAAACCTTGTTCAGGCCCGGGAGGTTGAGCAGGGTCTTGCCGAGGTCGTCCGTTTGACCGGAGATATCAGGCAGTATGCCAATGCTCATGGCAACCGGCAATTTGCTGACCTTGCTGTGGCAATAGCTAATTTTACCAGTTCCTATGAAGATCTTTTCCGTCAGATGCGTTCAGCTGAGATACGTAGGGGAATGAATGAAGAGAACGGCATCATGGGGGCCATGCGTGTGGCGGCTCACCGGCTTGAAACGACTGAGATTGTTGAGCATGGGTTGGGGCAAGTGTTGGAGGCCCTTCTTAGAGTCAATGCCATTCTCCGGGCAGATGACGGCAGCGATTTGAATTCCAGGGTCGAGGCCATGGACAGGGCACAGGTCAAATTTGTCCAGCTATTTAATAACCATGTGCCAAACACGGAAGCAAATCAAGACCTGTATCGCCTCTTCGAAGCCTATCAGTTGACAATTCATCACTATTTTGTGGCAGCGTCCGCCCCTGATAAGTCACCTGATCTGTTAGCGGCCGAGGAGAGGGCTTCGCAAGGGTTCATTGCTTTGAGCCGCCGGGTGTTGCAAAATCATGTCCCTAATGTTGCGGCTCTGATTATGAGTATCCGCCGGAATGAGAAGGACTATATTCAGCGCCATGAGGAAGAGTATATCGTCAAGACTCATAGTGCGATTCAAGATCTGCGGGATACTTTTGCCAATTCTGAAGTCTCCCAGGACCATATTGCCAGCGCCAATTACGTCCTTGATGAGTATCTGAAAAATTTTGACGCCCTGGTGTCGGTTGATCGTGAGATTGCCGGCTTAAATGAGCGTTTGCTGGACGAGGCCAGCAGTGTCGATGATGCAGTGGAGGCTATCTTGATTGCTGCTATCAGGGCAGCGGAGCAAGAGGAACAGCAGGCGCGGGAAAGGTCGTGGCGAGCAAGTCTTGCCGCTTTTTCCATCTGTTTGGTTGCCTTGCTGTTAGGTGTCTGGTTGTCAATCAGTATCAATCGTTCCATTAATACGCCTCTCAAAAAGGTGCTTGATGCCTTAGCTCTTATTGCTCAAGGGGACTACAGCGCCCGGATTGTCAATCTGGCAGTAGACGAGATAGGGCATCTAGGGCGGATTTTTAATCGGATGGCCGAGGCCATCGGCAATAATCAGTGGCAGGCCAACGGTCGTAATCAATTGGCCGAACTCTTGCGCGAGGATAAAAGCGAGGAGCGACTATGCCGTGATGCCATTGTCTTCCTGGCCCAGTATCTTGGCGCCTTGGCCGGTGCTTTTTATGTGCGGCGGGCCGATGGCAGATTGACCCTTTCGGCGAGTGTATCGTTGTCTGCCATGAAAGATCTGCCAGTGTCTTTTGAACCCGGTCAAGGGCTTGTTGGTGAGGTCGCTCTGAGTCGACAGTTGCTTGTGGTCAATGGGCTGCCTCCTGATTATTTGCGTCTTGAGTCGGGTTTGGGGCAGACAGCCCCGGTCTCTCTTCTTGTTCTGCCGGTTATTTGGCTGAATGGGGTCCAGGGGGTGATTGAACTTGCGGCTTGTTCTCCGTTTAGTGAGGAGACGCGGGTGTTTTTGGCCGAGGCCGCCGAATCCATTGCCATCGCCCTGTATTCTTCTCGTCAGCGGAAGAATACTTTGGATTTGCTTGATGAGACACAGCGTCAGGCCGCAGTTCTTCAGAGGCAGCAGGAAGAGTTGAGGGCCGCTAATGAGGAGCTTGAGGATCAGACCCAATCCTTGCGCCGCAACGAGGAGGAATTGAAGTGTAATCAGGAGGAACTGCAGGCGGCGAATGAGGAATTGGAAGAGAAAAGTGAATCTCTGCTGCGGAAGAATCAGGATATCGAACGGTCGAACCGGGAGCTTGAGGAAGCTTGGCGTGATATTGATGCCCAAGCCAGGGAGTTGGCTGCTGCGAATAGATATAAGTCCGAGTTTCTGGCCAATATGTCTCATGAGTTGCGCACTCCGCTCAATAGCCTGCTTCTCCTTGCCCGCAATCTGTCGCAAAATAAAAATGGCAATCTGGAACCGACTCAGGTCGAATCAGCGACCATTATTCACAACAGTGGTCAGGATCTGTTGCGGTTGATCAATGATATCCTTGATCTTTCCAAGATTGAAGCCGGGCGCATGGACATTGCCAGCGAGGAGATCAGCCTGCGGGGGCTTGGTGACTGGCTGAAGAGCAATATGGGTCATCTGGTGAGTGAGCAAGGTCTCGACTTTGTGGTGGAGATCGATGACACCCTGCCTAAGGCTATTGTTTCTGATCGGATGCGGATTGAGCAGATCTTGCGCAATCTGGTGGGCAATGCCGTCAAGTTTACCCATCAGGGCAGTGTCACGGTGCGTTTCCAGCGGCCTCCATCTGGTCTTAATTTGACGCGTTCAGCTCTTGATCCCACTCAGGTCATCGCTATCGCTGTCAGTGATAGCGGAATCGGTATTTCGCCTGAGCAGCAGCTCATCATCTTTGATGCCTTCCGGCAGGCGGAAGGAGGCACCGCCCGTCAGTACGGGGGCACGGGTCTGGGACTGTCCATCTCCAATAAACTTGCTCACCTGTTGGGAGGTGAAATTCAACTAGCCAGTCAGATGGGGCAGGGGGCGACTTTTACTGTATTTCTACCTCTGCGCCGAGATGTCGAATCCCCTCTTGGTGAGAGAGTGACTGATGCGCTGACCTGGCCAAACCCGGAAACTCAAGCGAGTGCTGAGGTTGAGACTCTGCCAGTTGTCGCCGATGACCGCGATCATTTGGTTCAGGGCGATAAGCGGCTCTTGATCATTGAAGATGACGTTAATTTCGCCTCTATCCTTTTAGCTCAGGGCCGGGAAAAGGGTTTTAAGGGACTGGTTGCCTTGACCGCCGGTCAAGGCCTCCGGTTGGCCAAACAGTACACTCCTGGCGCCATTATCCTCGATATCCGGTTGCCGGATATCGACGGGTGGCAGGTGCTTGAAACCTTGAAGAAAGATCCGGCTCTTCGCCATATCCCAGTGCATATGATTTCAGGCCAGGAAAAGACCCTTGAGGCATTCAAGAAAGGGGCTATCGGTTTCCTGACTAAGCCGGTGAGCGAAGCCGACTTGGAAACCGCTTTCGTCTGCCTGGAGGACGCGCTGTCCAGGCAGATGAAAAAGCTGTTGGTGGTCGAGGATGATAGCTATATTCAGCAGGCCATCGCCGAGCTGATTGGCAACGGTGATGTCACGGTAACCGGGGTGATGAGCGGCGAAGAGGCGATTGCTCAGCTTTGCGCCAATAAATATGATTGTATGGTCCTTGATATCGGCCTGCCGGATATGACAGGCTTTGAGTTGCTTGATCGTCTGAGCCGGGACGAGACTATTGAGATCCCCCCAGTTATTATTTATACAGGTCGCGAATTGACCCGGGAAGAAGGGGGGGCCTTGGCTAAATACACCGATACGGTAATTATTAAGGGGGTCAAATCGGAAGAACGGTTACTTGACGAAACTGCCCTTTTTCTGCATCGGGTGGTGAGCAAGCTGCCGCTGGAGAAGCGGAAGATGATTGCCAGTCTCTATGATCAGGATACCATGTTTCATGATAAACGGATCATGGTGGTTGACGACGATATGCGTAACGCCTTTGCCCTGTCGCGGATACTGGAACAGCGAGGGATGAAAATTATTTTGGCAAACGATGGTCGTCATGCCATGGAGTTGCTCGCTCAGGAGAATTCTGTCGATTTGATCCTGATGGATATCATGATGCCTTTGATGGATGGTTATCAGACTATCGCTGCGATTAGGGACCAGGGACAGTTCTGGAATCTGCCGATTATCGCCCTGACCGCTAAGGCGCTACCGGAAGATAAGGAGAAATGCATGGCTGCTGGAGCCAGTGATTACCTGGCCAAGCCGGTAAATGAGGATAGGCTGCTGGCTATGATGCGGGTCTGGCTCTATCGCTGA
- a CDS encoding protein-glutamate O-methyltransferase CheR yields the protein MDHGEVLGIEIDLLLEAIFRRYGYDFRHYARASIERRIRHGMERLKCETVSELIGRILHEPDTFQDLIDSFSITITEMFRDPEVYSLLRTKVIPYLATYPFIKVWHAGCASGEEVYSLAIVLLEEGILERTTIYATDFNEAELLKARDGIYPNARLTDYSRNYLTSGGRRTLADYYFAEYDSVIMAKFLRERITFARHNLASDQVFGEMHLIVCRNVMIYFDRTLQDRVLTLFDDSLIGNGFLCLGTKESLLFSTLAGKYRELDRHLKVYRKHLDPIGFVDGGRM from the coding sequence ATGGACCATGGGGAAGTTCTGGGGATAGAGATTGACCTGTTGCTGGAAGCTATTTTTCGGCGCTATGGCTATGATTTTCGACATTATGCCAGGGCTTCAATAGAGCGTCGTATTCGCCATGGCATGGAACGTCTCAAATGCGAGACGGTTTCGGAATTGATCGGTCGCATCCTCCATGAGCCGGATACCTTTCAGGACTTGATCGATAGCTTTTCAATCACAATTACCGAGATGTTCCGTGATCCGGAGGTTTATTCCTTATTACGGACCAAGGTCATCCCCTATTTGGCCACCTATCCATTCATCAAGGTGTGGCATGCCGGTTGTGCCAGCGGAGAGGAGGTCTATTCCCTGGCTATCGTGCTTCTTGAAGAAGGGATCTTGGAGCGGACGACAATTTATGCCACTGATTTTAACGAAGCAGAACTCTTGAAAGCACGGGATGGCATCTACCCTAACGCCAGGCTGACAGATTATAGTCGAAATTATCTTACAAGCGGCGGCAGAAGGACTTTGGCTGATTATTATTTTGCTGAGTATGATTCGGTGATTATGGCCAAGTTCTTGAGGGAGAGGATAACCTTTGCCCGTCATAATCTGGCGTCTGATCAGGTCTTTGGCGAGATGCACCTGATTGTCTGCCGCAATGTGATGATCTACTTCGACCGAACGCTGCAGGACAGGGTTTTGACTCTCTTTGATGACAGCTTGATTGGCAATGGGTTCTTGTGCCTGGGGACCAAGGAGAGCTTGCTTTTTTCTACCCTTGCCGGCAAGTATCGGGAGCTTGACCGTCATCTCAAGGTGTACCGTAAACATCTTGATCCGATTGGCTTTGTCGATGGTGGCAGGATGTGA
- a CDS encoding response regulator encodes MSDNPVKILIVDDRPENLYAMRVTLAPLGVEMVTASSGNEALALMLRHDFALVLLDVQMPGMDGFETATLMQNNQATRGVPIIFVTAISKERQHVFKGYETGAVDYLFKPLDADILLGKVKVFVSLHQAKLDCARMHQELIKNRNLESLAFLAGGVAHDFNNILTAIMGNVGLCLLKTDFEDERYPLLVSVEQAALRAKCLTSQLLTFAKGGDPVKKIASIAEVITQSADFVLRGRPIACHYDLPDDLNAVAIDTGQMSQVIQNIVINSIQAMPGGGRVTISARNISNADGAETSSLLPGSWVVVTIHDSGPGIPADLINKIFDPYFTTKESGSGLGLAISHSIVKKHGGAITASSRPGHGTTFTITLPSTSGGADKTPGTVVASAHDPPLTTGRIMIMDDDDPIREMACKMLDLFGYQVVQARDGNEALALYRKNQVEGAPIDVVIMDLTIPGGMGGKEAIAKLLEFDPQAKVIVASGYANDDVVANYRDYGFVGMISKPFLISDLRAQIAVTLSAEKDS; translated from the coding sequence ATGAGTGATAACCCTGTCAAAATTCTGATCGTCGATGATCGACCGGAGAATCTTTACGCCATGCGGGTGACCTTAGCGCCGCTTGGGGTCGAGATGGTGACTGCGAGTTCGGGTAACGAGGCGCTGGCGCTGATGCTACGTCATGATTTTGCTCTGGTTCTTCTTGATGTGCAGATGCCGGGAATGGATGGATTTGAAACCGCCACCTTAATGCAGAACAACCAAGCTACCAGAGGTGTTCCGATCATTTTTGTCACCGCCATCAGCAAAGAGCGGCAACATGTCTTTAAGGGGTACGAAACTGGAGCGGTAGATTATCTGTTTAAACCCCTGGATGCCGATATCCTTCTTGGTAAAGTCAAGGTCTTTGTCAGTCTTCATCAGGCCAAGCTGGATTGTGCCAGGATGCATCAGGAATTGATCAAGAACAGAAATCTCGAATCCCTGGCCTTTCTCGCTGGTGGGGTGGCTCATGACTTCAATAATATTCTGACTGCGATCATGGGCAATGTCGGTCTATGCTTGCTTAAGACTGATTTTGAAGATGAGCGTTATCCGTTGCTGGTCTCGGTTGAACAGGCAGCTCTCAGGGCTAAATGCTTGACCAGTCAACTCCTGACTTTTGCCAAAGGGGGGGATCCGGTCAAGAAGATTGCCTCCATTGCTGAAGTGATTACTCAGTCGGCTGATTTTGTCCTCAGGGGAAGGCCGATAGCCTGTCATTACGATCTGCCCGATGATCTCAATGCTGTGGCGATTGATACCGGTCAGATGAGTCAGGTGATCCAGAATATCGTCATCAACTCGATTCAGGCGATGCCTGGTGGTGGCAGGGTTACTATCAGCGCCAGAAATATCTCTAATGCCGATGGCGCTGAGACCTCCTCCTTGCTGCCTGGTTCCTGGGTCGTAGTCACTATCCATGATTCAGGCCCTGGTATTCCGGCAGATCTGATAAATAAGATCTTTGATCCATATTTTACGACCAAGGAGAGCGGGAGCGGATTGGGGCTTGCGATTAGTCATTCTATCGTCAAAAAACATGGTGGCGCAATCACGGCGAGTTCAAGGCCTGGTCATGGCACGACCTTCACTATTACCTTGCCATCAACGTCAGGGGGGGCAGATAAAACTCCAGGGACTGTTGTTGCGTCTGCCCATGATCCGCCCTTAACGACCGGCCGGATTATGATTATGGATGATGATGATCCGATTCGAGAGATGGCGTGCAAGATGCTTGATCTTTTTGGTTACCAAGTCGTTCAGGCGCGAGATGGTAATGAGGCGTTGGCGCTGTACCGGAAAAATCAGGTAGAGGGCGCCCCGATTGATGTGGTGATCATGGATCTGACTATCCCAGGCGGGATGGGTGGCAAGGAGGCCATTGCCAAGCTTCTTGAGTTTGATCCTCAGGCTAAAGTTATTGTTGCCAGTGGTTATGCTAATGATGATGTCGTGGCCAATTATCGTGACTATGGTTTTGTGGGGATGATCTCCAAACCGTTCTTGATCAGCGATTTGAGAGCACAGATAGCAGTTACGCTGTCCGCTGAGAAAGATTCCTAG
- a CDS encoding ABC transporter ATP-binding protein: MIQTRNLRKTYLFGGAKVHALDGVDISISAGEMVAVTGPSGSGKSTLMHILGCLDTPDEGEYFLEGENVASLSPNQLATVRNRRIGFVFQSFNLLPRVSALENVELPLLYAGRSDSRTAAMNALAAVGLTDRQQHDPSQLSGGQRQRVAIARAMVSNPAIILADEPTGNLDSRTGLEIMELFSQLNREGGRTIILVTHDPQVAGYCHRQIRFCDGRVVEGDESC; encoded by the coding sequence ATGATTCAGACTCGCAATCTTCGTAAGACGTATCTCTTTGGTGGCGCCAAGGTTCATGCCTTGGATGGGGTCGATATCAGCATCAGCGCTGGGGAGATGGTGGCGGTCACAGGACCATCGGGTAGCGGCAAGTCGACGTTGATGCACATCTTGGGGTGTCTTGATACCCCGGACGAAGGCGAGTATTTCCTTGAGGGCGAGAATGTGGCCTCTCTCTCTCCCAATCAGCTGGCTACCGTCCGTAATCGCCGGATCGGTTTTGTCTTTCAATCTTTTAACCTTCTGCCCAGAGTCTCGGCCCTCGAGAATGTGGAGTTGCCCTTGCTTTATGCCGGGCGGTCCGATTCGCGAACTGCTGCCATGAATGCCCTGGCAGCAGTAGGGTTGACCGATCGTCAACAGCATGACCCCAGCCAGCTCTCCGGTGGCCAGCGGCAGCGAGTGGCCATAGCTCGAGCCATGGTCAGCAATCCTGCCATTATCCTGGCTGACGAGCCTACCGGTAATCTTGATTCCCGCACCGGTCTTGAGATCATGGAACTTTTTTCTCAGCTCAATCGTGAGGGGGGGAGAACCATCATTCTGGTTACCCATGATCCCCAGGTGGCTGGATATTGCCATCGTCAGATCCGATTTTGCGATGGCCGGGTGGTGGAGGGAGATGAGTCGTGCTGA
- a CDS encoding TolC family protein: MKNDFRTWGPILPLLILVLFSTACVKQILPGRSMSSPAVAGETRLKELLGALDKDLVTPMVVAPPVAVPEGAPMTLTLQDAVLTGLERNQSFNVERLEPAISRTGEEVELAAFDPALTGSASQTHGQETGGQSSLRSMLSNTGVSDDAETTRVGLGLSQATTLGATVALNVDEAKQKSDVNDSSVKLGSWDLTVTQALLQGRGPSVTLARLRQSRLDTEMSLYEVQGAAEALVSQIEQGYWDVVLAGRSLDIYEQSLAIARQQVEEVVERIKVGVLAESEAAAAESEAAARAEQLVTAKGILVKARLNLLRMVNPAGPADWQAVVVLPDVPELPPDMALDGVESHVSLALAKRPDLNQARLQVRRRDLDVVQTRNGLLPKLDLFVSLGGSRYTQSVSGTPDETDNQKAYAGGLTLELPLGNRAAKARHAAAGWSLDQAGHAMANMEQLVQVDVRSAYVDVEQFLAQVKAAEATRVLREKTFAIEQEKFRLGRSTTLLVAQAQRDMVASQIGQAEAVIGVRKALTSLYRLEGSLLSHRGVIP, translated from the coding sequence ATGAAGAATGATTTTCGCACTTGGGGTCCGATATTGCCCCTTCTCATCCTTGTCCTGTTCAGTACGGCATGCGTCAAACAGATTCTACCAGGTCGATCCATGTCAAGCCCTGCGGTTGCGGGTGAGACCAGGTTAAAAGAACTTTTGGGCGCGCTTGATAAGGATCTGGTTACGCCGATGGTGGTGGCCCCGCCGGTAGCCGTGCCTGAGGGCGCGCCGATGACACTTACCCTTCAGGACGCAGTGTTGACCGGGCTGGAACGGAATCAGAGTTTCAATGTCGAGCGTCTTGAACCGGCTATCAGCCGTACCGGCGAAGAGGTGGAACTGGCGGCGTTTGACCCAGCGCTGACGGGATCAGCCAGTCAAACTCATGGTCAGGAAACAGGGGGACAGTCTTCACTGCGGTCCATGTTATCAAATACAGGAGTCTCAGACGATGCTGAGACCACCAGGGTGGGGCTTGGTCTCAGCCAGGCCACCACCCTTGGCGCCACCGTGGCCTTGAATGTTGACGAGGCTAAACAGAAAAGTGATGTCAATGATTCTTCTGTGAAGCTGGGAAGTTGGGACCTGACGGTTACTCAGGCGCTGCTGCAAGGGCGAGGTCCAAGTGTTACGCTGGCCCGTCTTCGTCAGAGTCGGCTGGATACCGAGATGTCACTGTACGAGGTGCAGGGAGCGGCAGAGGCCTTGGTGTCTCAAATCGAACAGGGTTATTGGGATGTGGTTCTGGCAGGCAGATCCCTTGATATCTATGAGCAGTCTCTGGCTATTGCCCGACAGCAGGTAGAGGAGGTCGTTGAACGGATCAAGGTTGGGGTCTTAGCCGAGAGCGAGGCAGCGGCGGCGGAAAGCGAGGCAGCGGCGCGGGCAGAGCAGTTGGTCACGGCTAAGGGAATTTTGGTTAAGGCGCGATTGAACCTCTTGCGGATGGTGAACCCGGCAGGTCCGGCTGATTGGCAGGCAGTGGTTGTTCTGCCGGATGTCCCGGAACTGCCGCCGGACATGGCTCTTGATGGGGTGGAAAGTCATGTCTCCCTGGCTCTTGCTAAGCGGCCCGATCTGAATCAGGCGCGTCTCCAGGTGCGACGCCGTGATCTGGACGTAGTTCAGACCAGGAATGGACTTCTTCCTAAGCTTGATCTTTTTGTCTCATTAGGTGGCTCCCGGTATACTCAGTCGGTCTCCGGAACTCCTGATGAGACCGATAATCAGAAGGCCTATGCCGGAGGACTCACCTTGGAGCTGCCACTGGGCAATAGGGCCGCCAAAGCGCGCCATGCCGCTGCGGGGTGGTCGCTGGATCAAGCGGGGCATGCCATGGCCAATATGGAACAGTTGGTCCAGGTGGACGTCCGCTCTGCCTATGTCGATGTCGAACAGTTTCTAGCTCAGGTCAAGGCTGCCGAGGCCACCCGCGTGTTGCGTGAAAAAACCTTCGCCATTGAGCAGGAAAAGTTCCGTTTAGGCCGTTCCACCACGCTTCTCGTCGCCCAAGCTCAGCGTGATATGGTGGCCAGTCAGATTGGCCAGGCCGAAGCGGTGATCGGTGTCCGTAAGGCATTGACCAGTCTCTATCGTCTTGAAGGTTCGTTGTTGTCCCATCGTGGAGTTATTCCCTAA